A genome region from Gadus macrocephalus chromosome 15, ASM3116895v1 includes the following:
- the LOC132472911 gene encoding Kv channel-interacting protein 2-like isoform X3 yields MNLFFQETWEVEGLQTVGILLVVCSSLKLMHFLGLIDLSSPDSIEDDFELSTVCHRPESMDKLQEQTKFTKKELQVLYRGFKNECPSGVVNEENFKTIYSQFFPQGDSSMYAHFLFEAFDTDKNGSVSFEDFVFGLSIILRGTINDRLNWAFNLYDLNKDGCITKEEMLDIMKSIYDMMGKCTYPNMQDEAPREHVENFFQKMDRNKDGVVTIEEFIESCQKDENIMQSMQLFDNVI; encoded by the exons ATGAATCTGTTCTTCCAGGAGacgtgggaggtggagggtctgcAGACCGTCGGCATTCTCCTGGTGGTCTGCAGCTCCCTCAAGCTCATGCACTTCCTGGGACTGATCGACCTCAGCAGCCCAG ACAGCATCGAAGATGACTTTGAGTTGTCCACCGTGTGCCATCGCCCGGAGAGCATGGACAAGCTGCAGGAGCAGACTAAGTTCACCAAGAAGGAGCTGCAGGTCCTCTACCGGGGCTTCAAGAAC GAGTGTCCAAGCGGGGTGGTGAACGAGGAGAACTTCAAGACCATCTATTCTCAGTTCTTCCCACAGGGAG ATTCCAGTATGTAcgcccacttcctgtttgaAGCCTTCGACACTGACAAGAACGGCTCTGTTAGTTTTGAG GACTTTGTGTTCGGCCTGTCCATCATCCTGAGAGGAACCATCAACGACCGGCTGAACTGGGCCTTCAACCTGTACGACCTGAACAAGGATGGCTGCATCACCAAGGAG GAGATGCTGGACATCATGAAGTCGATCTACGACATGATGGGGAAGTGCACCTACCCCAATATGCAGGACGAGGCCCCCAGGGAACACGTGGAGAACTTCTTCCAG AAAATGGATCGTAACAAAGACGGAGTGGTGACCATCGAGGAGTTCATCGAGTCGTGTCAGAAG GATGAGAACATCATGCAGTCCATGCAGCTGTTTGACAACGTTATTTAA
- the LOC132472911 gene encoding Kv channel-interacting protein 4-like isoform X1 translates to MNLFFQETWEVEGLQTVGILLVVCSSLKLMHFLGLIDLSSPGNPSNSQSKKSIKQRFLKLLACCSAPAPPSVSESNIEDDFELSTVCHRPESMDKLQEQTKFTKKELQVLYRGFKNECPSGVVNEENFKTIYSQFFPQGDSSMYAHFLFEAFDTDKNGSVSFEDFVFGLSIILRGTINDRLNWAFNLYDLNKDGCITKEEMLDIMKSIYDMMGKCTYPNMQDEAPREHVENFFQKMDRNKDGVVTIEEFIESCQKDENIMQSMQLFDNVI, encoded by the exons ATGAATCTGTTCTTCCAGGAGacgtgggaggtggagggtctgcAGACCGTCGGCATTCTCCTGGTGGTCTGCAGCTCCCTCAAGCTCATGCACTTCCTGGGACTGATCGACCTCAGCAGCCCAG GTAACCCTTCCAACAGCCAAAGCAAAAAAAGCATAAAGCAGCGTTTCCTCAAGCTGCTGGCGTGCTGCAGCGCCCCGGCCCCGCCCTCTGTCAGTGAAAGCAA CATCGAAGATGACTTTGAGTTGTCCACCGTGTGCCATCGCCCGGAGAGCATGGACAAGCTGCAGGAGCAGACTAAGTTCACCAAGAAGGAGCTGCAGGTCCTCTACCGGGGCTTCAAGAAC GAGTGTCCAAGCGGGGTGGTGAACGAGGAGAACTTCAAGACCATCTATTCTCAGTTCTTCCCACAGGGAG ATTCCAGTATGTAcgcccacttcctgtttgaAGCCTTCGACACTGACAAGAACGGCTCTGTTAGTTTTGAG GACTTTGTGTTCGGCCTGTCCATCATCCTGAGAGGAACCATCAACGACCGGCTGAACTGGGCCTTCAACCTGTACGACCTGAACAAGGATGGCTGCATCACCAAGGAG GAGATGCTGGACATCATGAAGTCGATCTACGACATGATGGGGAAGTGCACCTACCCCAATATGCAGGACGAGGCCCCCAGGGAACACGTGGAGAACTTCTTCCAG AAAATGGATCGTAACAAAGACGGAGTGGTGACCATCGAGGAGTTCATCGAGTCGTGTCAGAAG GATGAGAACATCATGCAGTCCATGCAGCTGTTTGACAACGTTATTTAA
- the LOC132472911 gene encoding Kv channel-interacting protein 2-like isoform X5 has protein sequence MAFIPQTAGVLLKGVKGLFPWRSSGKNSIEDDFELSTVCHRPESMDKLQEQTKFTKKELQVLYRGFKNECPSGVVNEENFKTIYSQFFPQGDSSMYAHFLFEAFDTDKNGSVSFEDFVFGLSIILRGTINDRLNWAFNLYDLNKDGCITKEEMLDIMKSIYDMMGKCTYPNMQDEAPREHVENFFQKMDRNKDGVVTIEEFIESCQKDENIMQSMQLFDNVI, from the exons ATGGCCTTCATCCCTCAGACAGCTGGGGTCCTCCTGAAGGGGGTCAAAGGGCTGTTCCCGTGGAGGAGCAGTGGCaaga ACAGCATCGAAGATGACTTTGAGTTGTCCACCGTGTGCCATCGCCCGGAGAGCATGGACAAGCTGCAGGAGCAGACTAAGTTCACCAAGAAGGAGCTGCAGGTCCTCTACCGGGGCTTCAAGAAC GAGTGTCCAAGCGGGGTGGTGAACGAGGAGAACTTCAAGACCATCTATTCTCAGTTCTTCCCACAGGGAG ATTCCAGTATGTAcgcccacttcctgtttgaAGCCTTCGACACTGACAAGAACGGCTCTGTTAGTTTTGAG GACTTTGTGTTCGGCCTGTCCATCATCCTGAGAGGAACCATCAACGACCGGCTGAACTGGGCCTTCAACCTGTACGACCTGAACAAGGATGGCTGCATCACCAAGGAG GAGATGCTGGACATCATGAAGTCGATCTACGACATGATGGGGAAGTGCACCTACCCCAATATGCAGGACGAGGCCCCCAGGGAACACGTGGAGAACTTCTTCCAG AAAATGGATCGTAACAAAGACGGAGTGGTGACCATCGAGGAGTTCATCGAGTCGTGTCAGAAG GATGAGAACATCATGCAGTCCATGCAGCTGTTTGACAACGTTATTTAA
- the LOC132472911 gene encoding Kv channel-interacting protein 2-like isoform X2, with amino-acid sequence MKTKNRDQSLSDSRELDGSYDQLTGNPSNSQSKKSIKQRFLKLLACCSAPAPPSVSESNIEDDFELSTVCHRPESMDKLQEQTKFTKKELQVLYRGFKNECPSGVVNEENFKTIYSQFFPQGDSSMYAHFLFEAFDTDKNGSVSFEDFVFGLSIILRGTINDRLNWAFNLYDLNKDGCITKEEMLDIMKSIYDMMGKCTYPNMQDEAPREHVENFFQKMDRNKDGVVTIEEFIESCQKDENIMQSMQLFDNVI; translated from the exons GTAACCCTTCCAACAGCCAAAGCAAAAAAAGCATAAAGCAGCGTTTCCTCAAGCTGCTGGCGTGCTGCAGCGCCCCGGCCCCGCCCTCTGTCAGTGAAAGCAA CATCGAAGATGACTTTGAGTTGTCCACCGTGTGCCATCGCCCGGAGAGCATGGACAAGCTGCAGGAGCAGACTAAGTTCACCAAGAAGGAGCTGCAGGTCCTCTACCGGGGCTTCAAGAAC GAGTGTCCAAGCGGGGTGGTGAACGAGGAGAACTTCAAGACCATCTATTCTCAGTTCTTCCCACAGGGAG ATTCCAGTATGTAcgcccacttcctgtttgaAGCCTTCGACACTGACAAGAACGGCTCTGTTAGTTTTGAG GACTTTGTGTTCGGCCTGTCCATCATCCTGAGAGGAACCATCAACGACCGGCTGAACTGGGCCTTCAACCTGTACGACCTGAACAAGGATGGCTGCATCACCAAGGAG GAGATGCTGGACATCATGAAGTCGATCTACGACATGATGGGGAAGTGCACCTACCCCAATATGCAGGACGAGGCCCCCAGGGAACACGTGGAGAACTTCTTCCAG AAAATGGATCGTAACAAAGACGGAGTGGTGACCATCGAGGAGTTCATCGAGTCGTGTCAGAAG GATGAGAACATCATGCAGTCCATGCAGCTGTTTGACAACGTTATTTAA
- the LOC132472908 gene encoding cytochrome c oxidase assembly protein COX15 homolog isoform X1 produces MLSLRTLLFCGGRNVGKGLQSNNKSPHLRQWLVKRGQSTITAEVGAPTARAAGAVPNAASNRIVGRWLLGCSGLVVGAVVLGGVTRLTESGLSMVDWHLVREMRPPRTPEEWEAEFAKYQQFPEFKIMNHNMTLPEFKFIFYMEWGHRMWGRLVGLAYILPTVYFWKKGYFTRSLKGRVVGLCGFVFFQGLLGWYMVKSGLEEKPESHDVPRVSQYRLSAHLGSALLLYCASLWTGLQLVLPVNKLADTARLTQLRRFAKGTGGLVFLTALSGAFVAGLDAGLVYNSFPKMGERWIPDDLLAFSPTLRNLFENPTTVQFDHRILAVSSLTAITGLYAYSRRVALPRRARVAISLLTAMAYSQVALGIGTLLLYVPTPLAATHQSGSVVLLSLAIWVLAELRKVAK; encoded by the exons ATGCTTTCGTTAAGGACCCTGTTGTTTTGTGGTGGTAGAAATGTCGGAAAGGGCCTGCAATCGAACAAT AAGAGTCCACATTTGCGGCAATGGCTGGTGAAGAGAGGGCAGAGCACCATCACAGCGGAGGTAGGGGCTCCCACGGCCCGGGCTGCAGGCGCCGTCCCAAACGCAGCCTCCAATCGCATCGTTGGTCGCTGGTTGCTGGGCTGCAGCGGGTTGGTGGTCGGGGCTGTGGTCCTGGGGGGAGTCACAAG GTTGACCGAGTCGGGACTGTCCATGGTGGACTGGCATCTGGTGAGAGAAATGCGACCCCCTCGGACCCCAGAGGAATGGGAGGCCGAGTTTGCAAAGTACCAGCAGTTTCCAGAGTTTAAAAT AATGAACCACAACATGACCCTACCGGAGTTCAAGTTCATCTTCTACATGGAATGGGGCCACCGCATGTGGGGCCGCCTGGTCGGGCTGGCCTACATCCTGCCCACCGTGTACTTCTGGAAGAAGGGCTACTTCACCCGCTCTCTGAAGGGGCGCGTGGTCGGCCTGTGTGGGTTCGTCTTCTTCCAG ggCCTGCTGGGCTGGTACATGGTGAAGAGTGGCCTGGAGGAGAAGCCCGAGTCCCACGACGTGCCGCGGGTCAGCCAGTACCGGCTGTCGGCTCACCTGGGCTCTGCCCTGCTGCTGTACTGCGCCAGTCTGTGGACCGGCCTCCAACTGGTGCTGCCCGTCAACAAG CTGGCGGACACGGCCCGCCTCACTCAGCTGAGGCGCTTTGCCAAAGGCACTGGGGGTCTGGTCTTCCTCACCGCTCTGTCTG GGGCGTTTGTGGCGGGGCTAGACGCTGGCCTGGTGTACAACTCCTTCCCCAAGATGGGCGAGCGATGGATCCCAGACGACCTGCTGGCCTTCTCCCCCACGCTCAGGAACCTCTTTGAGAACCCCACCACTGTACAGTTTGACCACAGGATCCTG GCCGTCTCCTCTCTGACCGCCATCACTGGTCTGTACGCGTATTCCAGACGGGTGGCACTGCCCAGGAGGGCCCGGGTCGCCATCAGCCTCCTCACAGCCATGGCCTACAGCCAG GTGGCCCTCGGTATCGGCACGCTGCTGCTGTACGTCCCAACGCCCCTGGCAGCGACTCACCAGTCCGGCTCAGTGGTCCTCCTCTCGTTGGCCATCTGGGTCCTGGCAGAACTCCGCAAGGTGGCCAAGTAG
- the LOC132472908 gene encoding cytochrome c oxidase assembly protein COX15 homolog isoform X2, whose translation MLSLRTLLFCGGRNVGKGLQSNNKSPHLRQWLVKRGQSTITAEVGAPTARAAGAVPNAASNRIVGRWLLGCSGLVVGAVVLGGVTRLTESGLSMVDWHLVREMRPPRTPEEWEAEFAKYQQFPEFKIMNHNMTLPEFKFIFYMEWGHRMWGRLVGLAYILPTVYFWKKGYFTRSLKGRVVGLCGFVFFQGLLGWYMVKSGLEEKPESHDVPRVSQYRLSAHLGSALLLYCASLWTGLQLVLPVNKLADTARLTQLRRFAKGTGGLVFLTALSGAFVAGLDAGLVYNSFPKMGERWIPDDLLAFSPTLRNLFENPTTVQFDHRILAVSSLTAITGLYAYSRRVALPRRARVAISLLTAMAYSQVVHLQHLAEDFIQSEFVRIIVCKGKRS comes from the exons ATGCTTTCGTTAAGGACCCTGTTGTTTTGTGGTGGTAGAAATGTCGGAAAGGGCCTGCAATCGAACAAT AAGAGTCCACATTTGCGGCAATGGCTGGTGAAGAGAGGGCAGAGCACCATCACAGCGGAGGTAGGGGCTCCCACGGCCCGGGCTGCAGGCGCCGTCCCAAACGCAGCCTCCAATCGCATCGTTGGTCGCTGGTTGCTGGGCTGCAGCGGGTTGGTGGTCGGGGCTGTGGTCCTGGGGGGAGTCACAAG GTTGACCGAGTCGGGACTGTCCATGGTGGACTGGCATCTGGTGAGAGAAATGCGACCCCCTCGGACCCCAGAGGAATGGGAGGCCGAGTTTGCAAAGTACCAGCAGTTTCCAGAGTTTAAAAT AATGAACCACAACATGACCCTACCGGAGTTCAAGTTCATCTTCTACATGGAATGGGGCCACCGCATGTGGGGCCGCCTGGTCGGGCTGGCCTACATCCTGCCCACCGTGTACTTCTGGAAGAAGGGCTACTTCACCCGCTCTCTGAAGGGGCGCGTGGTCGGCCTGTGTGGGTTCGTCTTCTTCCAG ggCCTGCTGGGCTGGTACATGGTGAAGAGTGGCCTGGAGGAGAAGCCCGAGTCCCACGACGTGCCGCGGGTCAGCCAGTACCGGCTGTCGGCTCACCTGGGCTCTGCCCTGCTGCTGTACTGCGCCAGTCTGTGGACCGGCCTCCAACTGGTGCTGCCCGTCAACAAG CTGGCGGACACGGCCCGCCTCACTCAGCTGAGGCGCTTTGCCAAAGGCACTGGGGGTCTGGTCTTCCTCACCGCTCTGTCTG GGGCGTTTGTGGCGGGGCTAGACGCTGGCCTGGTGTACAACTCCTTCCCCAAGATGGGCGAGCGATGGATCCCAGACGACCTGCTGGCCTTCTCCCCCACGCTCAGGAACCTCTTTGAGAACCCCACCACTGTACAGTTTGACCACAGGATCCTG GCCGTCTCCTCTCTGACCGCCATCACTGGTCTGTACGCGTATTCCAGACGGGTGGCACTGCCCAGGAGGGCCCGGGTCGCCATCAGCCTCCTCACAGCCATGGCCTACAGCCAGGTAGTACATCTACAGCATTTAGCAGaagattttatccaaagcgaatttGTCAGAATAATAGTGTGTAAGGGGAAGCGAAGC TAA